TAGATTCGTCCTCTTTGGATGGCCCTGATCTCTCCCCAACATTTGCCATAGTGCTCATCATCTCCCTCCATCAAATCTTGCAGTCTGTAAGAGAATGCACATACAGTGTATGCATGTCGCCTGATCTGTTTCGCCCCCGCGGGCCCATGTCATGCGAGGCTATCAAGAGCCGGGGTTGGGGGCAATATTGTCGGTTTAGGTGTGATATGTAAGGGCAACATGGTAAAAACGAGTGAGAGAAACAGAGTGAGAATGAAAGCAAATCTCAGTTCAGATTGAGATCCATATGATGATAATATCTGCTCCCTTTTTTTCCCTGTGGTCCTTGGTTTAGGACTGTCTTATTGGTATGAAAATGAAAGGGGGAGGGActgccttttttttttgccattttGTACAGATATGGTTGGCTTCTTCACAAGTTGTATAAAGCCAGAATTAACAGTCACTCTAACTACTACATTCTTTAAAGCAATGCCTCTGGGATACCAAAAAGTGCAGTGCAAGGCTTACCTGCTCATTGCTCACTCATTTAAAACTCATGTCCTCTCCCCTACAAAAAATGTGTTACCAAATAgcgttattatttttaattacttgttttaatgaacaattatatattattggaacaattttgaattttattttttgaagaaaaagccTGGTGCAGATAAGGTGACTCCTCCAACACGTGTGAGGTGGTCCCCTATAGAAAACAGCCCTCTGGCCGGATGGCCCTGGCCCCTGATATTGCCTttatacatacataaaataattgCCAAAATCCCCCAATCATTCCATGCAGGGCACAATCTGCTGCCCAGAACCCAAGAATCCACGGTGTCTGTCCAAACCCAGCAACCCTAAATTAAAAGGCATATTTTTCACTATCGTTCCACGTGTCAATCCATCCCACCTTCAGACGTGCCAACCCTTCCTTTCGATGCTTCTCCACTCCACCGTCTCCACACGTCCCTTTTTGCTCCAGCAGCCGCTATTTTCCGTACACACAACTTCTCCCATTCCatctcactctctctcctcgTACCTCACAACCCGATTTTGGTCCCCCACCTGACACGTTGTCTAGAGGGACCACCTCGAGTGGGACCCATGACAATAATCTTTTTCAGATTCTTTAAGAGAACCAACTTTTGTAGGATTTGATAACGAAGTGTGCTCATCAGCTCAGCCTCCAGTACCATCTGTAGTCTGATTCCTCTTATTAATGGTGCAAGTCTAGTGGAAGGTTAAGTGGACCCTTTTTGGTGACGTGGTTATTGGTAATTGGTCGAAATCACCACGATTCTCGTGGCATAGAGGCCGGCGCGAGCTCGTACGCCCTACATGCCGTTTTGGATCTCTCACCCAATTCGTGTTTTGACAAGCCTTCCTTTGGTTGGGTCACGCGGTTTGCAAGAAAAACCCGGCCCCCTCCACTCCAAATTGATCGCCTGCGCGCTTGACTGagatgtatgcatgcatggcatAAAGGCCGGCATGGTTTGCGTGCAAATATTAAGCTTGATCGATCGCGCGCGCGGTTTCACTCGATCAGCACACCGGGCATGCAGTGTGGAATTGGCCGGGACCAATAATCTTTCTGTAAATGTTAGATTTTGGCCTTCGGAAGATCGATCGGTTTATCTTAATGTCGGGTACAAGTGATGTCTGTAGCCTTAAATGTGAGATTGATATCATGAAGATTGTGCTTAATTAAATGACCTAGTTTGTGTTGGGACTGAGACGTACAtcgtaattaatatatagagacctagcgacatatatatatatatatataggtgcgaGACAGTAGTACTACTACTGATACTAATTCTTTACGTGATGAGAGATCAAAATAAAGggatgtgtattttttttttttttgggatcatGATGGGCATGGAACAACGCTGGAAAAGAAGATAACGATGGCTACTACACTATAAAccttttttgttgtttgatTAGCTAGCTAGGTTCGCTCCTGGCCTCTCATTTGCATGCCTATTGCCTGATCTGCTTCATTTATTAACGACTAGCCGTCTACATGATGCATGACGGGTGAAGCTTGAACTTCAAAAGACGTTGGAACTACTACTTGTTAATTCTTGACATCCTGTATactaattataagaaaaataagtatttgtaatgaattatttatgatgaaaatgatttattttaataaaaaacgaTAATTTTAGTAACAAGATAACTGAACATAAATAAAcgtttttcttataataataaGTCTTGATAATTCATAATTCGCATACTTTTTGAGTTGTCTATATATGTTTAGGCATCGTACTCCTCCTGGTTTTTCAtacattttcctttattttcacaTACTTGGCACATGGTgttcaagaaatatatatatatatatatatataatatagtgggCTAGTTGTGTTTATTCTAGAAAGAGTCACATGGGGTCGGCTTTTTGATCGATGTTTCCTTATATGAACAAGGTCATCATTGCAAGCTGCCTACACCATTAGcagatttcatattcataaCCAAATTTGACTCCACATGATTATTGCCAGAAGCtagtttaaataattaatgtttAATTTACACTTAGATCACTTTAAAAACTAATTAGTCCAGTACTTATCCATATTATATaaagggaagaaaagaaaagaaaagaaaagaaaaattaaaaagggaaGGGGAGGGGCCACGggtgagaagaaaagaaaagaaaaattaaagtaaCGTCAAACGGCCGGAACCATTAACGGGAGCCCAAAACGGGCTCCCAGCATTTCCCATATATAATTAAACGCAAAGTCATTTTTTCTCAGCTTTTTAAGTCGCAACAAATTGGAGAATCACATGTCGGCTGATAGAGTAACGCTATTCTTTCTTCATTTTAACAGTTATCTTTTTATCGATCAGTTCGTGACATGATATCAAATAATTAGAAACTTATTTATTTGTCTATCAATTATTTGACACTATATGAAgagaaaagatgaagaaagaatGACGGTTAAATGATaagaaatactatttttttttttttattggtacgAAGAGTTTGTATTGGTAATAAACAGTAATGGTACCTTTATATGTGTGtgtagatattatatatacacaccatGCATTGATCCAAGTTAAGTTGATTAGGACTCGCATTTTCGTGGAAGAGCTAAGGTGGTAAGTTCAAGCTTAATCTCAGTTTTTGGAGGCAAACTTGTGTTCTATTTTGGACAcagctatccgagagagaggagagggagagggagatcATGGCCGGGGTGTGGAAGTAGTAGCAACATGAACGAAGTTACCAACTAACTAGACAACAAAATACAGATACAGACACACAATATTGTAGCATGGACCTAGACATTTAGAGCCATTCTCTTTTAGCATTTCACACAGGTAGTTCTGCTTCCTTCACTGCcacacccctctctctctctctctctctccctctccttgtCACTGCAAACCCTTGCTCTCTCTTGGCCAAACCCACTCAAACACACCTTATAATATTTCTTCAACAATCTTATAATAAACCCGCAGAGAGCCAGACTCCTCGACTCAAAAAGCATTGCCATTCTCGGTTTAAAGTACCTTACTCGCACTTTCTCTCTAGCCTCTTACGCACAAAACAACCACTCTTCAATGGCTACGCCACTGCTTCTCATGGCCTCCGGCCAAACCGCGAGTGAGGATAACACCGGAGCCCTGTTCGGGACCGAAGGAATCAAACCTGAGGCCGGAAAAACCAGAGGGAGAAAGTCCAGCAGAGGACCAAACCAGAAAAAACAACCCCAGAGAGGACTCGGTGTCGCCCAGCTTGAGCGCCTCAGGCTTCAAGAACGCTGGAAGAAAATTGCAGAAATACCCCAGGTCCAGTCCTTTAACCATCTCGATCCTCAGCGTCAGTACAAGACTCCAATATTACCTTGCACCGACCAGGTTGGGTCTGTTCCGGTGCAGTTCGGGGCACCACTGTACTGCGCACCTACGCCGGTTGTTAACGGCTGTGGGGGTCTGGTTGTTCAGAGGGTTGGAAATGGAGGTGGTTTTGGGGGGCTGTACTATGGTGGGTCTTCCGGAATGCGAGCGGTAGTGATGGGTGACCAGGTTGGGATGGATGCGTATGGTGGGATTGGGGATCCGGATCCAAAAGTTTTTGTTGGGACTGTGTTTGAGACCTCGAACGAGCTCTCTTCAATGCCAAAGATGCACCATGGGCCTCAGCACTGTGATGTCTGCTTCAAGGTTGGggtttaatattttcttcaatatataatttttctttcagaATATTGTTACACGAAAAAATGTAGGAAAATTAAATATCCCAAATCCCTTGCTTTGTAAACTTTTTACATATGAACAAATTCAAGGCATGTAGTTGTCTTAGGGATTGGTGATTTCCTTATACAGTTATACCCCTTTCATTTCCAAACATTTTTCTCTGCAAAGGAATGAAGTTTCAATGTTTTCAGTTATCTCAATCCTTAAGAAGctattttctatttctaatGAAGTTTTTGGTTGCAGAAAAAGTACTTCAGTGGGAGAAATATAGGGTGTAATGGAGGGAGAGAAAAC
This Carya illinoinensis cultivar Pawnee chromosome 11, C.illinoinensisPawnee_v1, whole genome shotgun sequence DNA region includes the following protein-coding sequences:
- the LOC122282653 gene encoding uncharacterized protein LOC122282653; the protein is MATPLLLMASGQTASEDNTGALFGTEGIKPEAGKTRGRKSSRGPNQKKQPQRGLGVAQLERLRLQERWKKIAEIPQVQSFNHLDPQRQYKTPILPCTDQVGSVPVQFGAPLYCAPTPVVNGCGGLVVQRVGNGGGFGGLYYGGSSGMRAVVMGDQVGMDAYGGIGDPDPKVFVGTVFETSNELSSMPKMHHGPQHCDVCFKKKYFSGRNIGCNGGRENYSEISSLINSSHDFMGSNLENIPNLTGETCNFGGTAPSRSCLNLDDQGVEVVAVHRKGNSRGGSVLMEYEFFPGKNGRGTSSKALEEASVAVDGEASYLTSAAYSSTSNSVDLSLKLSY